One Thermodesulfobacteriota bacterium genomic window, AAGCGCTTCAATACCCCTTCCCTCGTATATGTTTCCGCAATAGCAGACTATCTTTTTCCTAAGCGGCAGCCCCAATTCTTTTCTGCTATTTGTCTTACTAGGTGCATCTTGAAATGGATCAAGCTCTACTCCATTATGGGCCACTACTAGCTTTTCCTCAGGCAAACCTAGTTTGAGATACATTTGGGCAAGACCATTTGAGTTGGTGGAAAATCTAACTAGATAGTCTGAATGCTTAAATGAATTAAAAAGAAATTCTGCCCCGCTAACAAGTGGATGATGCGCATCATAGACTGTAGGTATTTTGAGCTTTGTAGCAATGTAGGTGAAGACAATATTTCTTGTCACTACAACGTCATAGCGGTTGTATCTAAAAAACTTTATATAAAATGCTGACAATAATCCGTGGAAGACATTTCTGATGGCTGAGCTATTAAAATAGGGAAATGGAGTAATTCTAAAATCCTTATCAACATTGTAGTACTCACACATCTCGCTTTGGGATCTATTCGCCGAAATAATTAGCTCAGTTTCAATGCCCGTTTTACTTATAGCCTGGCACATTTTAAAGATATGAAT contains:
- a CDS encoding glycosyltransferase family 4 protein, with translation MSDAKNLRVIYVASPPMFTKGASAIHIFKMCQAISKTGIETELIISANRSQSEMCEYYNVDKDFRITPFPYFNSSAIRNVFHGLLSAFYIKFFRYNRYDVVVTRNIVFTYIATKLKIPTVYDAHHPLVSGAEFLFNSFKHSDYLVRFSTNSNGLAQMYLKLGLPEEKLVVAHNGVELDPFQDAPSKTNSRKELGLPLRKKIVCYCGNIYEGRGIEALIDAAIKLEDAMFLVVGGAQEDVNRYRRIAHNKGAENFELTGFVPHKDVPKYLMASDILVMPYSSKMTIKGGTKAEEFTSPIKLFEYMASDRPIVATSIPSVLEILENEVNSVLVEPDIAEQIYLGLNKVLNDDDLAKRISKQAKLDVSNYTWEVRAKKLLGLK